The sequence below is a genomic window from Zygosaccharomyces rouxii strain CBS732 chromosome D complete sequence.
TGcagccaattcttcagcttGTCTAGTACCAAAGATTCTATTAGTTGCAGGAGGCATCCCACCTTCGTGTCGTTTCTTTAGCCCTTGGGGTGAATTAGCTTccctttcatcttcagttTCAATATCATTTCTATTGGGGGAAGAAATGTAAATGAGTTCCGAAGAATCAGGTCCACACCTCTCAATTAGATTCCCTACGGTAGcattcatcaattgatcaaaggTATCACGGAAAATGCGAGCAAAACTTGACCTTTCGGTCATCACATATAGACATACTGAACAAGCTCTTAAGTCATCCATTGTGGAGAAAAGACTAGCACTCACTAATGGTCTCGTGTGTTTAGAATCATCACCTAaacttttccttctttgatCATCGTTGTTTCTAGCAAGCCACATGCAATAAATCAAAGTTACACCGGCAATGAAAACGGTATGGACAGAAGGGGTTGAATGTCCAGTAATTGTTTTttgatggaaaattttATACAATTGACAGATCTGTCCTGCAGCTGCCTGACATTCCCTGAATAATCTATCTTCTGGTGTCAATAACTCCAAATAAGGTTGAATAAGCAATCTAACAGAACGATAGTAATATAATTTAAGTGTCTCattctcaaaatttctAACCTTATCTCTCGAACAATTATCCCTCCATATTTCTAAATCatgaaagaatttttgaaccaaTGGTAATTGTTCTGGGGAGGCTTGCTTTCTATTCTGATTGTCAGGCAAAAGCTGCAAGGTTTCTACAAATTGAGATTCAATCCTTCGCAGCCTCAACGATTGATTAATAAAATGAACACCTGTGTGCTGTCTCTTGGGATCATTTATGGTCCTTGTATTGAAGGAGACTTCATCAAATAACGGTAGATCAATTTCGGACTCTGCAATGGCATAAGGTCTACCGACAGCAACACAAATCATTCTTTCTAGAAGATAGACACACCAAAACAATCTTAAATTCTTGTGAGCATTAGGATCATCTGGTCTCCAAACGTTTATATGTAATTGATCCTTACAGATAAACATTGCATCTCTAATGATATCATAGAGCACAAGTGAATCACGGTCAGTTCTCAAAATGTAAAGCACCAAAAGTGTAAGTAATTCAACTTGTTGCACATAAGTTAGACTATCACCACATCTGGTGATGTGACGAATGGCTTTGGAAAAGTAGCGAACAGGTGGCTCACCTCTGTATTTGCCAGTTGTCATCGACAGACATGCACTAATGCTAAAGACTAACCATAGACGACCACATGCAAAATGGAATCCGACGTCCGAATAAGAGTAGATATTACTATGAACGTAATCATCGTGGAAAGCGTAAATTTCACCCTCATCCAACAACGGGTATTTGAATTGCAAGCgggaaaagaaagtttCCAATAATGAACGGGAAATTTGTTCTTCGAACTTAAAGGCAGGATCataattcaaaaattctttcaagTTGTATTTGGCAAAGATacatttcaagaaatcaatCGAATCCAATGAATCTGACGCTAGTGAAGGTATTGGTGCTGATTGAGTTGGGCTTGAAACCATTCCTAAATCGCCATGGCCTGTCAATGGCTTTAATGGTAAGAATTTCCCCTTCATACCAGCATTAGGTAGAGGTAAGATATTTTCGTTCTTATAAACGTCAGCGCCAATACCAAAACAGCTATGCAAATCACTAAAACGGCGTTGCTGATTTGCCAATAACTGTTCCAAATCGTTTACTCTCCCCTCCAACGATAACGTATAATCGTCCTTGGGCCTATCAATCGGAATAATCAAAGTTGGTCTTTCAATATCCTGTACCAAtggtttaatttcattcttATCACTTCCTCTACCGTTAATGTTGCTGTTGTTATTGCTATTATGTTgattactattattattagcaTTAGTGTATGGATTTCTGAGGTCTGGTGAACCGACTACTATTGGTACAGATCCCATTTCGCTTGGATTATTGCTCCTTTCCAGCTTACGCGGTTGATCCACCGGCGAATTAATCTTTGAGTCCCCTGTACTATAACCACTTGTCGACGTTACTGGAGGCGAAGATAAACCATCAGTAGCCTCATCGGTTACAACACCATACCTCACAGGTTGAATACATTTGACAGACGCCCTTAAACAAGTAGTACAACTTGGTTGTTTATGATCACATTTCTGTTTTCTCCGTCTACAGAGTAGACAAGATCTCGAGCGCCCTTTCTTGTCTTGTAATAAAAGTTCAGTACGAGCTCCTGCTAGTTCTAACTCCTTATGGAATTTTTCTAAATTATTCCGACTAATCTCCTTCTTTGGACGGCCCATATCTATATATCTCCTATTAATTCTCTCGTCCACTACTTCTTTACTATTTTTACTcttgttttcctttttaACTCAGCAGACAAATCCTCTCTTCTAACCAAAACGCCATATATATAATATGGGCTAGTCTCCCAGTTTCTGAAATAGTCCTTAATCGAGCTTTAGATCGGTACAATCTTAGTTTCTACACTCCGCCTTGGAGACTCTGTTATATTCGTTCTTgacactttttttttttagcCTCTGCAAATAGCAGCAGGTACGTATGGTAACTGCATGAAGTTAAGTCGGCCGGAGTAAATCAATGCCGGTTTTCAATGAAATAATTGCGAACAAAAACCAAACATAAGATAAATTAACGAGAGGATCtgatttcaagaaattcttgcTCTCTATgatatatatttttttagTTTTGACGAAATTCTAGTATTCCCAGATCTTCTAACTGGAAGTTTACAACAGCTTAGCAAGTTGTATTTCAAAACAATACTATATTAGAGTTTATGTCTACGGGTTCCCTCTTGCAGTTGttggaatcttttgaaaggCTCCCCCGAGGTCCAGAACGGCATAGTAGTGTTGGTCTCCAACGATTGGGCTCTTGCCAATAGATTGTTTTCCAAGTTTGCATTCAACTGGCCTTTCACGCCAAGTAAAGATTCCGGAAAGACGTTTGAAATAGTCTTGGCAATTTCAGATACTATTTTGTCATTAAACGTATTGGTATCCACCAAGTAGTAAACCTTTGATACCGCGCGTGCATCAATTAGTTCCTGGACAGTTATTGGTGAACCCATCACCAAATGCTCGTAAGCACTATTGATGCCCAGCTTCCATGGTAATGTTACTGAAGTACCGCCTTCGGGGACGAATCCCAAGTTAGCAAAAGGAAATAACAGGTAAGCTGAGTCGTTCTTGGCGTAAATGATGTCGCACAACATGACCAATGCAGCTGTCATACCGACGGCAGGTCCGTTTAAACAGCATACCAGGGGTTTCCGCTGTTGCGTAAACTGGGCTACCAATTGTATATTGGGCATAGCTATATGGCCAAAGAGTCTCTCCGGGTGGGAAGAAACATCATCTCGCATGTAGCCgatatcttcaaatctaACACCTGCTGAAAAGAACTTGCCTGTGCTCTGCAAAACGGTTACTTGCACTTGTGGATCGTTATCAGCCACCTGTAAAAGCTGTccaatggatttgaaatcttggaaTGATAGGGAGTTGAGTTTCTTGGGATCATTGATCGTAATAACAAAGATTCGACCATTGTCTTCTGACCTTGATGTGATTCTGCTTTTCATCTCAACATACATACGCTTGTTTGCCGTGTTTTCCCTAAACTGAAGGGGAAGGGGAGAACTTGTTGAAGGCCCTTTTCAAACTCGTTTTTAGAGATACAAATTACTAAACCCATTTCATGACCCCATCATACTCTTAATGATGTCTTGCTCctgtttcaatttttccaactcttGTAGTTCCCTTTCTTGACGATGCTGCTCATGCTTGCCCTTAGCCTTCCTCTCCTTAGACTTCTTACTCTGTTGATGCCATTGCTGTAATGCCTTCTCCCTGATGGTTCCACTTTGACCTGGTGTATTGGCTCTTTCGATTTCCAATGCTAGTTTTTCCCTGGCAATCTTTCTGTTCTGATCTCTAGATCTTGTCTGTTGACATTCAACCACAATACCTGTTGGCAAATGCTTCAACTGAACTTTGGAATTGCACTTGTTAATCTTTTGACCACCGGGTCCTCTACCACCATGTAAAAACTTCTCTTCACATTGTGACTCTAATGAAGGTGTAAATTTAGGTCTTGGTGGTAGCTTGTGCTTTTTGATTAAATGTACACGGGTGTAACTCAACCAACGTATTCCTTGCATACCTTACTAAAGGTCGTCAGATCCTTTATATAAGGATTCCTCTATCTAATACTTCCGTCAACTATGGTAAATGTGTATGGTTGGTTATAAGAACCATTCGGACTTTTGAACTTAAACTCCAAGGTGTTaggaaagagaagaagcaataaaggaagaagaatatttatCGAAGAGTGATTGCCGATGCTGACGTTACTTCGGCGTGCTAATTTGAGTTGTTCCCTGAGGGCTCTAAGGCTCCAAAGGACATCAGcctttacaagaattaaCGGGATGGCACAGCGGTCCCTGAAGACTAACAGTAGGCTTTATAGCAACATCAACAATGTACAGGATCAACAAGCTAGGAGTAACCAAGCATCagagaattttttaaaacAAATGCCTGAGAGATTGGTCTCCGAAGGTGATGGATTAAAACCCACCACAGCAGCCAATCAATTTGATACTTTGGAACTTCATCAGAGGTTAAATTTACAAGGCTATACACCTCAACAGAGTGAGGCTATCATTACACTGCTGCTAGAATtacttgatgaatttttttacAGGGATTACAATCACATATATCTAAATGGTATGGAGCTAGAGAATCAATCGCATCTTTTCCATGCAGCTGAGACTGAATTAAAATATGCAATCCAAAATTCAAGAGACACACAATTGAACAATCAACATCTACaattaatgaaattaattcGAGATTTAGAATCCCTGCACGACGAAATGAATGAAATGACTATCAActttttacaaaaggatTCTAAAGTTGATTTCCATAAccaaaagattgaaaacaCACTATTACAAAGAAGAGTTAAAATGGAGTTATCAGATTGTGATAATAAGATTTCTACACAAATTCTGGGTAATACTCGTTCTGATATCGAAAATCTACGATGGCAAACGACAAGAAGTGGTCTGCTGGCAGTTCTCATACTTGTCTTCTTCATGGTTGGTGGTGCAAGTATTTCTAAAAGATTATCAGTGGAACACGATAAACCAGTTCAAGTCACATTACATACTGTTGATCCAGAGGAACGTGATGCtgacgaagatgataacacattggatcaaattctACTGGATGAGGACGAATTTAACCCTGATGTGAAAAGATGAGCTGTAAATATGTAAATATTACTGAATAACTTATACCTTATGTTTCCTCAGCTTAGTCTTAAGTATCTTAAACCTCCTCTGAGGTTCACCATTGACCCATGAAGTTATGGCATCTGACGTCTCTACAGAATTAGCTCTTTGAACGTTATCCTTGTAATTGAtagaaattaatttcttgatccCCAAAATACTGGGCAGGTAAACATTATTGGCACGGTTTTTCAAGTCGTTAATCACACGTTGATTAAACTCTTGAGTATCAGTCATATCGTAATTACGTGTGACTATAGTacctttcaattcatcgTAAGTTAAATTCTTGTTAAACAAAATCGTTTCCATAGTTTTATTATTCCCCAATTTTAGTGGTAAGGTAACAGAAGTACCACCTTCCATGACAAGCCCTAGCTCCACAAATGGAAATCTCAAATAGACTTTATCGTTCATCGCATATACAATATCACACAGAGCACACAGAGCCGCTGAAAGGCCTACGGCAGGACCATTCAAACAGCatattaaaatttttctaTGTCTAATGAAAACACTTGTAACATATGAATTCCTGgataaaaaattgtcaaGCCATTTCTTAAGTTCTGATTCACCACTGTTAGATTTTGAAGGTTCGGTAATAGAGACAAAGTCTGCACCACTAGAGAAAAAGCTACCACAACTTTGTAGGAGTGTAAAAAATGTTTTAGGCTCATTATCGGCTTTGTCAACCAGTTCTGCTAATTTTATGTAATCATCACCACTCATAGAATTTAATGTCTTGGCCTTGTTAATGCTGATGATAGAAACAGGTCCATCTACGCAGTAACTAATACCTTTATCAGCCATTGCTCCTTCATAGACTTTATCGAGAGTAGATACAAGAATTATGCAATGATTAAAAAGGGTATTAGTATTTATACCCCAAAGATCTTTATATCATCTAAAGGTCACCACTGTTTCCTTAACCCTTTGTTTTTTAAAGATGCGGGGCAAATAAAGATGACGTCTTATAGTTAAATAACCGAAATGGATGAGAATTCAATATTGGAGTTGAATATACAGAAAACAATTGTCATTTCAGCTTTTAACAGTAACATACTTCATGCAATAATTGGAATTCACTTTGCATTGAATGCTGATGGTTACTGTTCTTTACTAATGTGCGTGTCAGTTTTTGTCCGGTGTCAGTTTTTGTCCGGTGTCAGTTTTTGTCCGAAATAAAAATATGGATATTACATTGGAAGCCTAGCAAAGAGTCTAGTTTAGAATCTTAATCTCCCTAATATTTGTGTAGTATGTTTGGGTTGATTTTAGAAGTGCAATGCCTCAAGCTACGCTGCGATGGAACTTCAAAtcctttatatatatatttttttattatcctctcaagaacaaaattgtgagaacaattgaaagaaaaattccTGTCGGTATAATAAAATACCAAGAAATCTGAGCAGTTCTTCTATGGTCGCTCTTGTTTTTCGATTTAAGTaaatattgaaaactttATTCCGCAACCATCCCGGCCCATGTTTCTACTTGCTTCTGCTCAAAATAAATGTCtaaaaatttccaagaaaaCCATTAATTTGGCTTCTTGCTTACGCAAAACCTGCAAGTAAGATTGTTTTTATCTTCCATATGATCATCATGATATCCTCCTGTTACCTCGTATGGTAATGTGTCGACGACACATTAAGcgaaatttgaaaaatttcaacctTTCGaactcatctcatctcacCTTACCAAAACTCAAAGCGACAAGCAAACCTCTGCTACTTACTCTAAAATGTCTGATAACGAACTAGACGGTGCATTTGGTGTTTTTGAAGAGCCAACGGACTTTTTGCCACCTCCTCCTGAAGCTCATTTCGCAGATTATGAAAGAGAATACGTCTCCAAGGAATCCGATtctcaaaataaaaaagtACAACTGCGTCTAGTCGGTAAATCACCACTTTGGGGACATATGTTGTGGAATGCTGGTATTTACACGGCTAAACACTTGGATAAACATCCGGGATTGGTAAAAGGTAAAAACGTCTTGGAATTAGGTGCTGCAGCCGCTTTGCCTACAGTTGTATGTGGATTGATTGGTGCTAATAAAGTGGTTTCCACTGATTATCCAGAACCAGAACTTATACAAAATATTCAATACAATGTGGATCATGAATTATACGGTGGTAAACCTTTTTCACAAGATTCCAATGATAGGAAAGTGGTTGTCGAAGGTTACATCTGGGGGAACGAATACGAACCAATCCTATCACATACCGGTGGATCCAAATTCGATTTAATCATTCTTAGTGACTGTGTTTTTAACCACACAGAACACAGAAAACTATTACGTTGTATCAAAGATCTCTTAGCAAATGATGGGAAAGCTCTTGTCGTATTTTCACCTCATCGTCCCAGACTCTTAGATGTAGACTTaagtttctttgaaactgccaaagaatttggacTTGCTCCTGAGTTTATCGATTTAGTCAAATGGCATCCAATGTTTGATGAGGACCCATCTACAGCGGAGATCAGATCTCGTGTATATGCCTATTACTTAACGCATGCCAAAGAATAGATagtttcaattgatcaaacaTAAAAGAGTCCTTTTAAAATAcagaaataaaaataacaaatgataatgattATAAACAAACGAGTGAACTGAAGGGTACCTTGCATTAAATGGGACATTAATTCATGACAAATAGTTAGACTTCAAACTTTGGAAGTTGCAACCTGCGTAAACAGAGTCGTCAGAATCGTAGGCGAAACAAGTAGTGCCAGAAGCACATTCAGTTTCGACCCACGAGCCATTGTCACATATAGCAAAGTTACCATTTTGTGTACAAGCTATGTCACCACTGTTGCATTGACCCTGGTCGGTGTAACCATTAAAGTACTTCTGGTTTAAGCTCACCGCAAGTGAGTGTGCACTGCTGCTACTAGAGGTAGAGCTAGGAGATGGTGCTAAAGTGGTTGTAGATCTGGATGATGGGTAGGAATCAGAGCTTGAAGAGCTTGGTGCAGCTTGCGTTGGAGCAGGGGTAGAGCTTGATGATGGTGCCGGGGTAGCGCTTGAAGATGGTGCCGGGGTAGAGCTTGAAGATGGTGCCGGGGCAGAGCTTGAAGATGGTGCAGCAGTTGAAGAGGAACTCCAGGAGGAACCTGAAGATGGTGCAAAAGTAGATGCACTGGAGGTTGGTGCAACACTTAAGGATGGTGCAGCACTAGACGAGATCCAAGATGAGCCTGAAGATGGTGCGGCGCTTGACGAGATCCAGGAAGAACTAGAAGTTGGGGCAACACTTGGAGATGGTGCAGCACTTGAGGAGGAACTCCAAGATGAGCTTGCAGATGGTGCAGCACTTGAAGAGCTTTGACCTGAACCTGAACCTGAACCTGAATCAGAGCCTGAATCAGAGACTGAACCAAGCGCATTTTTAATCTCAGAAACGTAGGTTTGTCCGCCAACATTGTTGGAAAAGGCTTGAGATGCATCCCATAGAGACACACCACCGAAATAGGAACTACtagaaatcttggaaataGTACTCTTCAAAGTGGAAATATCGCTCACGTAACCACTACC
It includes:
- the RSO55 gene encoding Rso55p (similar to uniprot|Q05863 Saccharomyces cerevisiae YLR281C Hypothetical ORF), translating into MQGIRWLSYTRVHLIKKHKLPPRPKFTPSLESQCEEKFLHGGRGPGGQKINKCNSKVQLKHLPTGIVVECQQTRSRDQNRKIAREKLALEIERANTPGQSGTIREKALQQWHQQSKKSKERKAKGKHEQHRQERELQELEKLKQEQDIIKSMMGS
- the CTS1 gene encoding chitinase (similar to uniprot|P29029 Saccharomyces cerevisiae YLR286C CTS1 Endochitinase required for cell separation after mitosis transcriptional activation during late G and early M cell cycle phases is mediated by transcription factor Ace2p) — its product is MIHSLISTLFLLNLFTIPSFAFNANSKQNVAVYWGQSSGGSQQSLGEYCKSSDADIFLLSFLSDFPNMNLDLSNACSGMGDCSSVGQDIKSCQQQGKIVLLSLGGAAGQYGFSDDNEGEQFAQELWDTFGGGSGNQRPFGDAVVDGFDFDIENNNAKGYAALATALRNKFQGGNKQFYLSAAPQCYYPDASVGDLLNNAQVDFAFIQFYNNYCSVEGQFNWDTWENFAETSSPNKDIKLFLGLPGSVSAAGSGYVSDISTLKSTISKISSSSYFGGVSLWDASQAFSNNVGGQTYVSEIKNALGSVSDSGSDSGSGSGSGQSSSSAAPSASSSWSSSSSAAPSPSVAPTSSSSWISSSAAPSSGSSWISSSAAPSLSVAPTSSASTFAPSSGSSWSSSSTAAPSSSSAPAPSSSSTPAPSSSATPAPSSSSTPAPTQAAPSSSSSDSYPSSRSTTTLAPSPSSTSSSSSAHSLAVSLNQKYFNGYTDQGQCNSGDIACTQNGNFAICDNGSWVETECASGTTCFAYDSDDSVYAGCNFQSLKSNYLS
- the PUT7 gene encoding Put7p (similar to uniprot|Q05867 Saccharomyces cerevisiae YLR283W Hypothetical ORF) — its product is MLTLLRRANLSCSLRALRLQRTSAFTRINGMAQRSLKTNSRLYSNINNVQDQQARSNQASENFLKQMPERLVSEGDGLKPTTAANQFDTLELHQRLNLQGYTPQQSEAIITLLLELLDEFFYRDYNHIYLNGMELENQSHLFHAAETELKYAIQNSRDTQLNNQHLQLMKLIRDLESLHDEMNEMTINFLQKDSKVDFHNQKIENTLLQRRVKMELSDCDNKISTQILGNTRSDIENLRWQTTRSGLLAVLILVFFMVGGASISKRLSVEHDKPVQVTLHTVDPEERDADEDDNTLDQILLDEDEFNPDVKR
- a CDS encoding uncharacterized protein (similar to uniprot|Q05854 Saccharomyces cerevisiae YLR278C Protein of unknown function localizes to the nucleus potential Cdc28p substrate) gives rise to the protein MGRPKKEISRNNLEKFHKELELAGARTELLLQDKKGRSRSCLLCRRRKQKCDHKQPSCTTCLRASVKCIQPVRYGVVTDEATDGLSSPPVTSTSGYSTGDSKINSPVDQPRKLERSNNPSEMGSVPIVVGSPDLRNPYTNANNNSNQHNSNNNSNINGRGSDKNEIKPLVQDIERPTLIIPIDRPKDDYTLSLEGRVNDLEQLLANQQRRFSDLHSCFGIGADVYKNENILPLPNAGMKGKFLPLKPLTGHGDLGMVSSPTQSAPIPSLASDSLDSIDFLKCIFAKYNLKEFLNYDPAFKFEEQISRSLLETFFSRLQFKYPLLDEGEIYAFHDDYVHSNIYSYSDVGFHFACGRLWLVFSISACLSMTTGKYRGEPPVRYFSKAIRHITRCGDSLTYVQQVELLTLLVLYILRTDRDSLVLYDIIRDAMFICKDQLHINVWRPDDPNAHKNLRLFWCVYLLERMICVAVGRPYAIAESEIDLPLFDEVSFNTRTINDPKRQHTGVHFINQSLRLRRIESQFVETLQLLPDNQNRKQASPEQLPLVQKFFHDLEIWRDNCSRDKVRNFENETLKLYYYRSVRLLIQPYLELLTPEDRLFRECQAAAGQICQLYKIFHQKTITGHSTPSVHTVFIAGVTLIYCMWLARNNDDQRRKSLGDDSKHTRPLVSASLFSTMDDLRACSVCLYVMTERSSFARIFRDTFDQLMNATVGNLIERCGPDSSELIYISSPNRNDIETEDEREANSPQGLKKRHEGGMPPATNRIFGTRQAEELAAFVENSQVDPEEQKELKKKQGALEQKSVPESLSHLLIKVEANDKVKKHKPTLVDEGLPPKRRDTKHGSNSNKGGDDNQYIIKKPSTSKEFDWKVFQQQAFLQQHLAQQSLQAYLSSLNSSTKIDQNVDAIGNSINDFENKLGRAIVPPSGLQVPDPKHNTNAYHLDPADPVISTPTWNQNNNNNNKNNNNNDSTNNSTTIPEYHAMPREGGSNINLGSPSKSSPNLLLKKDSNNTTTNLNANILLNNGAQDMITDISTWTTNSVTHLMNENVHKRDSSSQERNSSNEYGQKHPDVPISNNPGNFQLIPPVPSPNINSRPGTFDPNVQSHQRGPMGFSSLLNDGSEPGPSTAVDSQDSNRHTGPKSGNVKLPPTTAGKDFVVEEFWTVNDDYGFLT
- the ECI1 gene encoding dodecenoyl-CoA isomerase (similar to uniprot|Q05871 Saccharomyces cerevisiae YLR284C ECI1 Peroxisomal delta3 delta2-enoyl-CoA isomerase hexameric protein that converts 3-hexenoyl-CoA to trans-2-hexenoyl-CoA essential for the beta-oxidation of unsaturated fatty acids oleate-induced), translated to MADKGISYCVDGPVSIISINKAKTLNSMSGDDYIKLAELVDKADNEPKTFFTLLQSCGSFFSSGADFVSITEPSKSNSGESELKKWLDNFLSRNSYVTSVFIRHRKILICCLNGPAVGLSAALCALCDIVYAMNDKVYLRFPFVELGLVMEGGTSVTLPLKLGNNKTMETILFNKNLTYDELKGTIVTRNYDMTDTQEFNQRVINDLKNRANNVYLPSILGIKKLISINYKDNVQRANSVETSDAITSWVNGEPQRRFKILKTKLRKHKV
- the DCI1 gene encoding putative dodecenoyl-CoA isomerase DCI1 (similar to uniprot|Q08558 Saccharomyces cerevisiae YOR180C DCI1 Peroxisomal delta(3 5)-delta(2 4)-dienoyl-CoA isomerase involved in fatty acid metabolism contains peroxisome targeting signals at amino and carboxy termini); its protein translation is MYVEMKSRITSRSEDNGRIFVITINDPKKLNSLSFQDFKSIGQLLQVADNDPQVQVTVLQSTGKFFSAGVRFEDIGYMRDDVSSHPERLFGHIAMPNIQLVAQFTQQRKPLVCCLNGPAVGMTAALVMLCDIIYAKNDSAYLLFPFANLGFVPEGGTSVTLPWKLGINSAYEHLVMGSPITVQELIDARAVSKVYYLVDTNTFNDKIVSEIAKTISNVFPESLLGVKGQLNANLENNLLARAQSLETNTTMPFWTSGEPFKRFQQLQEGTRRHKL
- the NNT1 gene encoding S-adenosylmethionine-dependent methyltransferase (similar to uniprot|Q05874 Saccharomyces cerevisiae YLR285W NNT1 Putative nicotinamide N-methyltransferase has a role in rDNA silencing and in lifespan determination); the encoded protein is MSDNELDGAFGVFEEPTDFLPPPPEAHFADYEREYVSKESDSQNKKVQLRLVGKSPLWGHMLWNAGIYTAKHLDKHPGLVKGKNVLELGAAAALPTVVCGLIGANKVVSTDYPEPELIQNIQYNVDHELYGGKPFSQDSNDRKVVVEGYIWGNEYEPILSHTGGSKFDLIILSDCVFNHTEHRKLLRCIKDLLANDGKALVVFSPHRPRLLDVDLSFFETAKEFGLAPEFIDLVKWHPMFDEDPSTAEIRSRVYAYYLTHAKE